DNA sequence from the Acanthochromis polyacanthus isolate Apoly-LR-REF ecotype Palm Island chromosome 5, KAUST_Apoly_ChrSc, whole genome shotgun sequence genome:
CTGAAGGTCCTTTATGGtggaaatccatttttattatgCTTACTTCTGTCATTCCTCAAGCCTCCTCACAAATAGATGGTCTCCCAGCTTTACAAGCCAGTGAGAATTTTAATGAACTATATTGAACTAACATTGAGCTCAAACTTTGTATAATCCTGCCCCCTCTGCACTTGCTGTTTTAGAGGTTTCACAGAGTGAGCAGCTGTCTCACAGTCCACAGTCAAGAGCTCATTCTGCTAACCCAAAATGcatcaaatgttctgctgttggcagCAAGAGTTAACACAACAGATGTTAGTGCAttcccagcatctgaggaactgaagatCCTGCagattctttcttttcattggTAATCTCACCCACAGCCATCAGACCGGTCCTTAGTGTAAGTAGTGTAAGCATGCTGTCTGgactaatgtggctaacattaccaTTAACTTTGATTGGTCATATACCCACAGAGTTTCTTTGGAAACTGTAAAAGGTAAAGGGACATTCAGAAAATGGTGGACACCTACAGACTGATTTTGAGACCATATGAACAAGTATAAGGACTAAGTGGGCTACTGTGTTTTCATATTGGCTTCAACCTCAGCCAGTGTTTGCATCTGTTCACTTCtcttcctgctctctgtgctcacataaagtgcattttatttttatttctcatttataGATATTTCAATTTTTGTTGTCAAACAATGGCACAACTATGAAACTTTGACTAAATGCTCATTAAGACCCACATACTTATGGGGAGTCACCTTAGCAAGCTCTGAGAGAGCTGCTCTGCACCActaaaatattgatttaataATATTGTCTGACAATCCACATCATACACATGAGTGAAAACAACCACTGAGCCGTCAGTTCTATGTCAAATAATCACCACAGGATAAAATTGAAGTAATTCCTGGTTCTCACATTGATTCATGTCTGTGGTGTGCTTCCCAGTCGGCTATTTTGCTCCCAAAATATTGTCAATCACAGACACAAgggagtcttcttcctgaaagaGGTGTGGCCTATTAGCAGCTCAGCTGAATTAAAACGACAGACATTGAAGCAGTCATGGTAAAAAGAATaatctttgcagtatttgtagCAGAAAACTGAAAGATACAGTCTGAGAACATGGCAAGACTTTCCTTAATTTGCTAAAGAAAAAGTTATTCACAATTGTGAGACCTTTAACATCAGCATGGTAGTATTATCCTGTTAATGTGTGATGTTGGCATTTAGATCAAAGCACTGTGACTGAGTACGAACAAGTTTAACAAACAGAATCAAGAGAGAGAAGCAATTGAAAGAGAGTTAAGTAGAATTGTCAATCTGAACTGAAACCTTTTGCACAGAGGTCATGAGGGCCTCTCGTTGTCATACAAGCACCACTTTTAGTAGATTTAAAATTTCAGACTATCCATGCAGATGCGAGTATGGTGTTCTTGAAAAtcctgaaacagaaaaatgtaatatatCCACAGCCATTTGTGGACATGCGCATGAAGTGCATGAATCCTCTCAAAAGCAAAGCGTGGATCAGCACTTTGAGTATGAATAAATTACAGTTTACATGGAAGCTTTGCAGAACTTTGCTTTCCAGTTGTCAATGATTAGATAAAGCACTTTGTTCACCCTATCAGTTAATAAACACTGATGATGTAGTTAACCTTTGTTGACTACAGCTTGCACTTAATGCAGGTAATCACAGCAGAACAAGCCAACTTCCCCCGACTACAATTTGTAATCTTTGTTAACGATGAGATAATGTAAGAAACCCTTTTTATTGACTCGATATGCAGCTTTGTCCAATAATCTATCATTAAACAAGGTGATAAAATCCAGACTGCAATCACGTGTCAGTTAATTTTGCTTGTAGTTTAAAGTGGTGTAAACCAATAAACCCAGTAATTCAGTAATCCCTTACAGAAGAGGTTGCATCACTTTGAAGTTGCTGATTAAACTTTTGGCAGTGAGCAAATGTTCATTGGTTAGCAAGACAGCAATATTGCAGATAATAAATAGCAGGGCTGAATATCAAATGCTGAATAAGTTAGATTGTGTCTGTTGCACCGCACATCAAAACTGTCCAACATTATATAACATTTAGTCAAATTCTTTTGACTTGTTTACTCATTTGATGCAGCCCAATTCATAATAAGTTTAAGATGTACTGCAGGCCTCCTTCAAGCAGGTTGCCATCACTTGAGGCCCGCAACGTCCAGATTAAAATGCTCTGCGTCAATCTCAGTATTGTGAAACAGAATGAGAGTTTTTTGTCCAACATCCGATGTGATTTGTCAGCAAAAACCATTGATTGCTGTCAAATGCAATGACAGCAGCAGTTTCAAAAGACCAGTTAATTTGTGTATAAATGCATGACAGTATTTTTAAATGACCATTAAATTGTGGTTTAAGAAATGAGTCCATGAAGTTACCTTAAATTATAAGAAGGAGTGGAATTTGTGCTGACTTTAGAATATATTTCAGCGGGATGATTACAAGCCTACACTGTTGTCTTTGTGCATATTGTTTCACTATGACTGATTCCTACTGACTGCAAAGACGGATCGTATTCAACAGACAATGTTTCTGTATCCTTCAGATTCTCAAAAAGCATTATGCCATCGAGGACATGATGTTCAGCATTTATTCTGCTTCCATTTTTGAAGCATTATATTAAAAGTTTGTTATCAGCTTATTTGAATGTGAATGATTCGTGCGTGTGAAGCCCAGTAATGAAATATGCATAACACAGGAGATGATATATGGCCAATATCTTCCTAATCTAAACAGCTCTTTATAACACACAGAGGAGGCACTGAGTTTAAATTCATTATGAATGCAAAAGAAgaccaaaaaatatatttgaagcTGCCAATTTAGTTTAATCCCTTGGTGAGAGAGTATGAGCTAAATATGTTCTATAAAAATGTTAGAAGAAATATAAATGTTGCATTGGTTTGGTCATAAAATTCTTTATTTCAGACACAATTTATGAAATACAGTGTCATATGACAGACTTGACTTTTCTTTGCATACAAAACACCAACAGTATAAACAGCATTTGATTTATTTCCCCAGATATATTTTATGCATTCATAATCATCAGTCTCACGTGTACCACACACATTGCAACATTTAGGTGAAAATATCTACATGTATTTGTGATGGcagtaatttaaaatgtattaatctTATGTACATCAAAACTGACTGTCAACTAAGTGCTTTTAAACCTCAGACTTTGGTGTCTGAAGGATCCGTTTGTCCTTTTTCATCACTGCTCACGGGGTCTTTAACACTTCCACACTGTCAAAGTCAGAGGGCATGTCAAAGAAAACCTCATCATCAAAACAGTCCTCATCAGACGGCGATGCCATGAAGGACAAATCCATGACCATTCCAGTGAGCACTCCACCGATTGCAGCTGCTGCGATGGTGGTGAAGATCGCTGCAACCTGGTACAGAGCTTGTTCCTGTGCGCTGCGGCCCAAACCTGGCTTCAGCCCAGGAATCAgttgctgcagctccagcagcttcGGATCTCCCTCAGGTGGAGCTCGATGGGAAAAGATCTGGAACATGCTGGGCCCGTAGGTTTCCTCAGTGGCCAGGAGGATGGCAACAATCCCTGCTATGGATGATATGAGGCCAGTGAGCCCGTGGAGATTGTGAATACCACACTGGTCCTGGATTCTCATGCGTTGGGCCAAAAAGGGGGTGAGGTATCTGTAACCGAGGAAGCAGGCGGTGCAGCCCATGACGCCTAGAGCGTATGCAGCCACAGGAGAAATCATCATGTCCACAGAGGCCCCAACAGTCACACCGCCTGCCAGAGTCACATTCTGAATATCAGCCATTGTGAACTTGCTCTCTTGTTGAACACCGCAGAGAGAGCAAAGGCGGTGATAGTGGATGAGCTCAGCCCTATGAAAGTGTGGAGTACAGCTCTGTGCTGATCGTCACCTTTAATTGTAAGAGCAGAGTTGAATGAGGGCCAGAACACCCAGAGGAAAAGGGTTCCCATTACAGACAAGATGTCCGAATGGTAACTAGTCGTCTCTTTAGCATGTCCAGCATTCAGGCTTGGGCGATACAGCATAAATGTCACTCCTAGACCAAAGTAGCAGGCAAACAGATGAATAAGAATAGAGCCACCTGCGTCATTGATCCTGATATATTTCAGCACAGCCCACTCTGTCACAGAAAAGATAGGGATCTCTAACAAAGACATGACCAGGAGCTGAACTGGACTTTTCCCAAGCACAGCTCCGAAGGAGATAAGCACCACAGCACAGGCGAACTCTGCATTCACCAGGTTGATCACCCCTATGTGAATTTTGCCATTATAGTAAAACTGGAAGAAACCTTGTATCAGGATTGCCCACTGGATCGTGAATGCAGCAGTGAGGAAGTTGAAGACCATCCCACTGAAGCCGTAGAATCTGAAGAAGGCCAGCAGACAACCAAAACCAATGAAGATCATCACCTGCACGTCAGCAAAGTAAGGGTAGTCGCGATACATGGAGTTGTCCATGGGGTTGGTCtcattgttttgcatcttaGCATTGGCATTGTCATCGTAAGTGACAAACATAGCATAAAGAATTATCATGACCACCTCCATCACCAGCACGAACGCCGGCAGGCGCACCTTCAAACTTGTAGACGCACTCATGCTGATGTACAGTTCTTGTCTGGACAGGTGCTCCCCAGCTGCAACAACATACCTTTTATACCTCTTTATTATCAGATAAGAGCAGCTAATGACATTGAGTAAGGAGGCTGACCCTGTGCAGGACATGGTTATTTAACAATGCAGCACTTTAAGTGAGGAATGTACTTTAATCCCTTAGTTTCCTGACTACTGCATTTTCTCTTGTCCTGCTGTTTGCCATCACAACTATATTTAAAGATAAATTCCTGACAGTAGATTTAAACCTTATGATTAAAGgaaagcaaaaaggaaacaacaagttaaattactttaaaaaaaacatattaaaatggtccatttttaactttaacaaaaaaaaatctagatttttacttttcttgTCCCTTCCTGATGAAGTTCTGATGcaaaatattctattttatacagttaaaataataaacGTGATGACAGTGGGTAACAGTTTCACATAACAGAGGCAAGTAAGAATTTCAAACTTTTTATCTGAAATAAACGTTTCACCTCAAATACCTCTCTTTTGATGGTAAACAAGTGTAGGGCTACCTTGGATTATCACTAACCATTAATAATATATTTGACAAATGAAAAGTCAGAAAGTCTTCCAAATGACAGGTAGCGGAATTGTTTTAAAGACTAATGGTAAGTGTTTGTAGTGAAAATAAACCATTACAGAGAATGTTACTTGAGTAATTTAAGATAAACAAGTGCATCATATTGCATATTGTTCATGTCAGACAAGAGTCATTCACGTTACTTGTTGGATTGATGTCAAATAAATTGACAGGAAACACCAGTGTTGAGCACAATCCGAAGAAGCTACATGGGGCTGCTGCCAAGTGGGTCCACCACCCACAAGGGTAGGATTTGGGGCTGTATGCATTGTAAAGGTGGTTACCTGGATGTGCTGACCTCTGGTGGCACATTCAAAACGTAAAACATACAAAGCACAACATCATATTAGATAATCTGCTTGGAGAGACACCGTCACCTTAATAAAATAATACCTAAGAAATGTTAGATAAAATGCCAATCCTGTACGTGACAGTAGAGCTACTCGCAGCTGCTTCACAGCCGCCAACAggacaccaaagaagaagaaaccgaCTCCCATGATGCATTGCACTGCCAACGTATGCAAACAGGAACATGGCTAACGGCGTTTAACATCGGCAGTCTTCAGAATCCACTTCTGTCCGCTGACACAGTGTGTGACAGCCCGGACACTTGCTGTGTCCCTGCGACAGAAGAAGAGCTTCTGTAGAGTTTACCAGCGGAGCCTGCGGCCGGAAACAGCGTTGTTTTCGTTGTTCATCAATCTCGGACAGGTAACGGCTCTGTTAGCTAGCGTTAGCTCAGGCTAAGCTAACGTCAGCAGTGTCGGTAATCATGTCATTCCACTGACACACTTGCAAATGTGTTATGTCCCATTGTAAGAttagtttttaatcatttcgTTAAGGAAAAATGCCGTGACTAGTCcttgttatttttctttaaatacacACGTTAACCGGTGTGTGAAATCGTAGTGTTTTTTTCCCAGAGCGTTGACACgactgcagctctgtgaggctgttgTTTTAAACATCACAGTGATTGAATTTccctaaaaagacaaaaattaccATTATTGGACACGCAGTTCAAGGATATTTTTGAGTTCATTATTACGATTAACGACAAAACTATTCATATCAATACCAAACGTTGATTTATAGTGAATTTCTATTCTGGCTGGCATGAACAAGTGGCGGAAGGCACTAAGTCATTGTGTCAGAGATGTGATAAATTGTCACTGTCggtatttttctctttttacctTTTTGCTAAAGTGCCATGTTTCAAATGTGGGAAATACTCGTGAAAATGCAAGAAGTTTTTACACCATTCCGAGTGGCACTAGTAATTTCTACCATTCTCGACTCCATTAtagtaaattaataaaacagttCATGTCATAGTCCACTAGTCAGTTTTTAGTTGTCACAGAAGCAGAGATGCAACATTGTTGAAAGGCTTTAAAGAAGTGTCCAAATGTTTGAAGTGCCAGTGGCCACAGCACAATCATATTTAAGAATGCAAGTAGTTTTTACACTGTGAAAAGTCTCAGAGGTCATGGTAGAGAGCCAAAAGCGATCCCTGCGCTGGCACCAGTGGTACTGCAAGAGGCCAAGAAGAATGCAAAGATCACCACCAAGCATCATGAATCTAAGCAGATCTTGATGCCAACATATACATCAGATACTTCAGCAGACACTGAATAAGGTGGTCTGCATGGATATCACCTAAGGAGGGCTCTACTTCTCAAagacattcacacaaaaacttTGCAAAAGATCATttggacaaagaagaaaactttTGATCCTCAGTTCTCTCTTAGCATGAGATGAAAATTGAGTTGTTTGGCCATAAGATTGTGGATTTagtttggagaaagaaaagaggtgCATTCAACCCCAGCCATACCA
Encoded proteins:
- the LOC110945534 gene encoding LOW QUALITY PROTEIN: ammonium transporter Rh type B-like (The sequence of the model RefSeq protein was modified relative to this genomic sequence to represent the inferred CDS: inserted 1 base in 1 codon), encoding MSASTSLKVRLPAFVLVMEVVMIILYAMFVTYDDNANAKMQNNETNPMDNSMYRDYPYFADVQVMIFIGFGCLLAFFRFYGFSGMVFNFLTAAFTIQWAILIQGFFQFYYNGKIHIGVINLVNAEFACAVVLISFGAVLGKSPVQLLVMSLLEIPIFSVTEWAVLKYIRINDAGGSILIHLFACYFGLGVTFMLYRPSLNAGHAKETTSYHSDILSVMGTLFLWVFWPSFNSALTIKGDDQHRAVLHTFIGLSSSTITAFALSAVFNKXSKFTMADIQNVTLAGGVTVGASVDMMISPVAAYALGVMGCTACFLGYRYLTPFLAQRMRIQDQCGIHNLHGLTGLISSIAGIVAILLATEETYGPSMFQIFSHRAPPEGDPKLLELQQLIPGLKPGLGRSAQEQALYQVAAIFTTIAAAAIGGVLTGMVMDLSFMASPSDEDCFDDEVFFDMPSDFDSVEVLKTP